A region of Planktomarina temperata RCA23 DNA encodes the following proteins:
- a CDS encoding phage tail baseplate protein, with protein MVKLAEPGGLASYRIDQFEQGDQGLAQAVRVDETLYEGSSLAQNPLELPAATPITPVFPLFLDLPLITGDELPHAPYIAATAEPWPGPVAVYSSRYDADYTLNTLVKSPAVLGVTLAPLAAATPGILDHGAPLVVELTRGSLSGVTSEALLAGANLAAIGDGSQDNWEIFQFQSADLVAPGRYELSGRLRGQLGSDALMPAQWPAGSYFVLLDGTPEQIELAASGRNTLQYFQIGPAARPYSDYSYRKLSAAFAGNGLRPYAPVHLAQKWDGADLEFSWIRRARLDGASWDLAEIPLSETQERYQVKIFSGAQLLRLEEVHQAQWRYSAAMQALDGAQGLLELQVAQLSESFGPGLRRKFRFTI; from the coding sequence GTGGTCAAACTGGCAGAGCCGGGCGGTCTGGCCTCCTACCGGATCGATCAATTCGAGCAAGGGGATCAGGGATTGGCACAGGCGGTGCGGGTCGATGAAACCCTCTATGAGGGGTCGAGCTTGGCACAAAACCCGCTGGAACTGCCAGCCGCAACACCCATTACGCCAGTGTTCCCACTGTTCCTGGATTTGCCGCTCATCACAGGCGATGAGCTGCCACATGCGCCATATATCGCCGCAACCGCGGAGCCTTGGCCCGGGCCTGTCGCAGTTTACAGCTCGCGCTATGATGCGGATTATACGCTCAACACTTTGGTAAAATCTCCGGCGGTCTTGGGCGTTACACTGGCGCCTTTGGCCGCTGCAACGCCGGGAATTTTGGATCACGGCGCGCCGCTTGTGGTGGAGCTGACACGCGGCAGCCTGTCGGGTGTGACCTCTGAGGCGCTCTTGGCCGGGGCGAATTTGGCTGCGATTGGCGACGGCAGCCAAGACAATTGGGAGATCTTCCAGTTTCAATCGGCCGATCTTGTGGCCCCGGGCCGCTACGAACTGTCGGGCCGCTTGCGCGGTCAATTGGGCAGTGACGCTTTGATGCCGGCGCAATGGCCTGCAGGGTCCTATTTTGTATTGCTTGATGGCACGCCGGAACAGATCGAATTGGCAGCTTCCGGGCGCAATACCCTGCAGTATTTCCAAATCGGTCCCGCGGCACGGCCCTATTCTGATTACAGCTATCGCAAGCTCAGCGCAGCCTTTGCTGGCAACGGGCTGCGCCCCTATGCACCGGTGCATTTGGCGCAAAAATGGGATGGCGCAGATTTAGAATTTTCCTGGATCAGGCGCGCGCGCTTGGATGGGGCATCTTGGGATTTGGCAGAGATCCCCCTGTCCGAAACGCAGGAACGCTATCAGGTAAAAATATTCTCGGGTGCCCAGCTGCTACGCCTCGAAGAGGTCCATCAAGCGCAATGGCGCTATAGCGCCGCGATGCAGGCGCTTGATGGGGCGCAGGGTCTGCTTGAGCTGCAAGTGGCGCAGCTCTCTGAAAGTTTTGGTCCTGGCCTGCGCCGCAAGTTTCGTTTCACGATTTGA
- the fabG gene encoding 3-oxoacyl-[acyl-carrier-protein] reductase produces the protein MFRLDGKNALITGASGGIGGEIAKALHGAGACVALSGTRVEPLQALADELGSRAHVLPCNLSDAEAVMALPKQAAEAMGSVDILVNNAGVTRDNLFMRMSDDEWTSVLDINLTSTMRLCKGVMRGMMKARWGRIINVSSIVGATGNPGQANYAASKAGVVAMSKSLAYEVATRGITVNCIAPGFITTAMTDKLTEDQKTGILTQVPAGRMGTSGEIAAAALYLASDEAGYTTGATLHVNGGMAML, from the coding sequence ATGTTTCGTTTGGATGGAAAAAACGCTTTGATCACGGGAGCCTCTGGTGGCATCGGCGGGGAAATTGCCAAGGCGCTGCATGGGGCAGGGGCGTGCGTGGCGCTCTCGGGAACCCGGGTAGAGCCGCTACAGGCTTTGGCAGATGAGCTGGGATCTCGCGCCCACGTCTTACCGTGCAACCTTTCGGATGCTGAGGCGGTGATGGCTTTGCCCAAACAGGCCGCCGAGGCTATGGGCAGCGTTGATATTTTGGTCAATAACGCCGGCGTGACACGCGACAACCTCTTTATGCGCATGTCGGATGACGAATGGACATCGGTTCTCGATATCAATCTGACCAGCACGATGCGCCTGTGCAAAGGCGTAATGCGCGGCATGATGAAAGCCCGCTGGGGCCGGATCATCAATGTGTCTTCAATCGTTGGCGCAACTGGCAATCCAGGGCAGGCCAATTATGCCGCCTCTAAAGCCGGTGTTGTGGCCATGTCGAAATCATTGGCCTATGAAGTGGCCACGCGGGGCATCACGGTTAATTGCATTGCGCCCGGGTTCATCACCACCGCGATGACAGATAAATTGACAGAAGATCAAAAAACGGGAATTTTGACCCAAGTGCCGGCTGGGCGCATGGGCACCTCGGGCGAAATTGCGGCCGCAGCGCTCTATCTGGCAAGTGATGAAGCGGGCTATACGACCGGGGCCACTTTGCATGTGAACGGCGGCATGGCCATGCTCTAG
- the cysE gene encoding serine O-acetyltransferase, with product MAQTAAHLKSIDPVWDEMVRQAQSALEQEPLLGAMIHSSILHHSSLEQALSYRIALKLASAEMPEQMLREIADHTIRSEELGAYSRADLMAVRERDPACHNLTQPLLFFKGFQAIQAYRVGHALWRDGRKDLAYFFQSRISEVFGIDIHPAAVIGRGLMIDHAHSIVIGETAVVGDNVSMLHSVTLGGTGKQDDERHPKIGDGVLIGAGAKVLGNIKVGHCSRIAAGSVVLHEVPPCKTVAGVPAKIVGEAGCEQPSITMDQLLG from the coding sequence ATGGCACAGACAGCAGCGCATTTGAAATCCATCGACCCGGTTTGGGATGAAATGGTGCGGCAGGCGCAAAGCGCATTGGAGCAAGAGCCGCTTTTGGGCGCTATGATCCACTCCAGCATTTTACATCACAGCAGCTTGGAGCAGGCTCTGTCGTACCGCATTGCGCTCAAGCTGGCCTCAGCAGAAATGCCCGAGCAAATGCTGCGCGAAATTGCCGATCATACCATCCGGTCGGAGGAGCTCGGTGCCTATTCGCGCGCGGATCTCATGGCGGTGCGTGAGCGCGACCCAGCCTGCCATAACCTTACGCAACCTTTGTTATTCTTCAAAGGCTTCCAGGCCATTCAAGCCTATCGCGTGGGCCATGCCCTCTGGCGCGATGGGCGCAAAGATCTGGCCTATTTTTTCCAATCGCGAATTTCTGAAGTCTTTGGCATTGATATTCACCCCGCAGCCGTTATCGGACGCGGGCTGATGATTGATCACGCCCATTCTATTGTGATTGGTGAGACGGCCGTGGTGGGCGACAATGTTTCGATGCTGCATTCGGTGACCTTGGGGGGAACGGGCAAACAAGATGATGAACGCCACCCTAAGATCGGCGATGGTGTTTTGATTGGAGCCGGCGCCAAGGTTCTGGGCAATATCAAAGTGGGCCATTGCAGCCGCATTGCCGCAGGCTCCGTGGTGCTTCATGAGGTGCCGCCCTGTAAAACCGTAGCCGGAGTTCCTGCCAAAATCGTTGGAGAAGCCGGCTGTGAACAGCCATCGATCACGATGGACCAACTCTTAGGGTGA
- the rpsF gene encoding 30S ribosomal protein S6, translating into MSFYEHVFIMRQDLSNTQAEALIEEFSNVLSANGGSVVEQEYWGVKTMAYKVNKNRKGHYAFLKTDAPSAAVAEMERLMALHEDVMRTLTIRVKGHEEGPSVQMQKRDDRADRGERRERRS; encoded by the coding sequence ATGTCATTTTATGAGCATGTCTTCATTATGCGTCAGGACCTGTCGAACACACAGGCCGAAGCATTGATCGAAGAATTTTCCAATGTCTTGAGCGCAAACGGCGGGTCCGTTGTGGAGCAGGAATATTGGGGCGTCAAAACCATGGCGTATAAAGTCAACAAAAACCGCAAGGGCCACTATGCCTTTTTGAAGACAGATGCGCCTTCGGCCGCTGTTGCCGAAATGGAACGCCTGATGGCATTGCATGAAGATGTCATGCGCACGTTGACCATCCGCGTGAAAGGCCACGAAGAAGGCCCCTCCGTTCAAATGCAAAAACGTGACGACCGCGCCGATCGCGGTGAACGTCGCGAACGCCGGTCTTAA
- the rpsR gene encoding 30S ribosomal protein S18 — protein sequence MGTKPFFRRRKVCPFSGDNAPKIDYKDTRLLQRYISERGKIVPSRITAVSAKKQRELARAIKRARFLALLPYAVK from the coding sequence ATGGGAACAAAACCATTTTTTCGCCGCCGGAAGGTCTGCCCTTTCTCCGGTGATAATGCCCCGAAAATCGATTACAAAGACACACGTCTTTTGCAGCGCTACATCTCTGAGCGTGGCAAAATCGTGCCGTCCCGTATCACCGCAGTCTCTGCAAAGAAACAACGTGAGCTGGCCCGCGCCATCAAACGTGCACGTTTCTTGGCCTTGCTGCCCTATGCTGTGAAATAA
- a CDS encoding acyl carrier protein, producing MSDVADRVKKIVVEHLGVEEDKVVENASFIDDLGADSLDTVELVMAFEEEFGIEIPDDAAETIQTFGDAVKHISEAV from the coding sequence ATGAGCGATGTAGCTGACCGCGTTAAGAAAATTGTTGTAGAGCACCTGGGTGTAGAGGAAGATAAAGTTGTAGAGAATGCATCTTTCATCGATGACCTTGGCGCAGATAGCCTGGACACAGTTGAACTGGTTATGGCTTTCGAAGAAGAGTTCGGAATTGAAATTCCTGACGATGCAGCTGAAACGATTCAAACCTTCGGCGACGCTGTAAAGCATATCTCTGAAGCCGTTTAA
- the rplI gene encoding 50S ribosomal protein L9: MQVILMERVAKLGQMGDVVNVKQGFARNFLIPTGKAMRASAANIAAFDAQKAQLEARNLETKAEAEALAAKLDGQQFIVIRSASDAGSLYGSVTTRDAAEAASEAGFSLDKKQVALMAPIKDLGIHNLSVRLHPEVEAKIELNVARSVEEAELQAAGKSIQDLAAEEEAAAEFEIQELFDDIGAAGMDDFGDDDAPKASADDEEA, from the coding sequence ATGCAAGTTATCCTTATGGAACGAGTGGCCAAATTGGGCCAAATGGGCGATGTTGTGAATGTGAAGCAGGGCTTTGCCCGCAACTTCCTGATCCCAACAGGCAAAGCCATGCGTGCCTCTGCTGCCAATATCGCAGCCTTTGACGCGCAAAAAGCACAGCTCGAAGCGCGCAACCTGGAAACCAAAGCGGAGGCGGAAGCCTTGGCTGCCAAGCTTGACGGTCAGCAATTTATTGTGATTCGGTCAGCCTCTGACGCTGGGTCGCTTTACGGTTCGGTCACAACCCGCGATGCGGCAGAAGCGGCCTCTGAAGCCGGCTTCAGCCTCGACAAAAAGCAGGTTGCGTTGATGGCCCCAATCAAAGATCTGGGCATCCACAATCTCTCTGTGCGCTTGCACCCTGAAGTTGAGGCGAAAATCGAGCTGAACGTGGCTCGATCCGTTGAAGAAGCGGAGCTTCAAGCGGCAGGAAAATCAATCCAAGATCTCGCAGCAGAAGAAGAAGCAGCCGCTGAATTTGAAATTCAGGAACTGTTTGACGATATCGGCGCTGCCGGCATGGATGACTTTGGCGATGATGATGCGCCAAAGGCTTCCGCGGATGACGAAGAGGCCTAA
- the fabD gene encoding ACP S-malonyltransferase — protein sequence MRAFVFPGQGAQTIGMGQDLAASYPAAKAVFEEVDDALGQDLSGLIWNGDIETLTLTANAQPALMATSLAALRALESEGLGLNTASFVAGHSLGEYSALAAAGAMTIADTARLLRIRGTAMQEAVPVGIGAMAAILGLDFAAVSAVAEAAAQGEVCQAANDNDPGQVVVSGHKAAVERALDLAKEAGAKRAVLLPVSAPFHCALMQPAAERMAQALAQVEISTPSVPLVANVRASALSDPELIRALLVEQVTGAVRWRESMSYLAAEGVTEIWEIGAGKALSGMIRRIERAIACQAVGNPEDIAKLHGE from the coding sequence ATGCGGGCATTTGTTTTTCCGGGTCAAGGGGCTCAGACCATCGGCATGGGCCAAGATCTTGCGGCCAGCTACCCGGCGGCGAAAGCTGTATTTGAGGAAGTCGATGACGCATTGGGCCAAGACCTATCTGGGCTGATTTGGAATGGGGATATTGAAACATTGACCCTCACAGCCAATGCGCAGCCTGCATTGATGGCGACGTCTTTGGCTGCTTTGCGGGCCTTGGAGTCGGAAGGGCTGGGACTTAACACGGCCTCTTTTGTCGCCGGGCATTCCTTGGGTGAGTATTCCGCTCTGGCGGCAGCCGGGGCGATGACCATTGCCGATACTGCCCGTTTGCTGCGCATTCGTGGCACCGCTATGCAGGAGGCTGTGCCTGTGGGTATCGGAGCTATGGCGGCGATCTTGGGTTTGGATTTTGCAGCGGTCAGTGCCGTGGCAGAGGCCGCAGCGCAGGGCGAGGTGTGCCAGGCGGCCAATGACAATGATCCGGGACAGGTTGTGGTCTCAGGTCATAAAGCGGCCGTCGAACGGGCCTTGGATCTGGCCAAGGAGGCCGGTGCGAAACGCGCTGTGCTTTTGCCTGTCAGCGCGCCCTTCCATTGCGCCTTGATGCAGCCGGCCGCGGAACGCATGGCGCAGGCTTTAGCACAGGTGGAGATCAGCACGCCATCGGTGCCCCTGGTGGCCAATGTGCGTGCCAGCGCCCTCTCGGATCCAGAGCTGATACGCGCGCTCTTGGTCGAGCAGGTCACAGGCGCGGTGCGCTGGCGAGAATCTATGTCCTATTTGGCCGCGGAAGGTGTGACGGAAATTTGGGAAATTGGCGCGGGCAAAGCTTTGTCCGGTATGATCCGCCGCATCGAGCGGGCCATTGCCTGCCAAGCCGTTGGCAACCCCGAAGATATCGCCAAGCTGCACGGGGAGTAG
- a CDS encoding pyruvate dehydrogenase complex dihydrolipoamide acetyltransferase, translating to MALEILMPALSPTMEEGTLAKWLVAEGDRVQSGDLLAEIETDKATMEFEAVDEGVIGKLLVAEGTANVKVNSAIAILLEEGDAADATVSPAQSAAAAAPLTHEANAVDAPAATAAPAAAISNDGTRIFASPLARRIAADQGLDLVKITGSGPKGRIVKADVSGAPAPASVSAPPPMAAAPAASLPSSASVEALYQGRSYKTVPLDGMRRVIADRLTEAKQTIPHFYLRRDIQLDTLLKLRSEVNAGLEARGVKLSVNDFIIKACAMALQSVPAANAVWAGDRVLQMEASDISVAVAIEGGLFTPVLQDADSKSLSKLAVEMKDLAARARSRKLAPHEYQGGSFSISNLGMMGIDNFDAVINPPQGAILAVGAGKKRPVVSDDGTLSVATVMSVTMSVDHRVIDGALGAELLDAIVNNLEHPLSMLA from the coding sequence ATGGCACTTGAAATTCTTATGCCGGCCCTATCGCCCACCATGGAAGAGGGCACCCTGGCCAAATGGTTGGTTGCTGAAGGTGATCGGGTTCAATCTGGCGATCTGTTGGCTGAGATTGAAACCGACAAAGCCACAATGGAGTTTGAGGCGGTGGACGAAGGCGTCATTGGCAAGCTCCTGGTGGCCGAGGGCACGGCGAATGTGAAGGTCAACTCGGCCATTGCTATCTTGCTTGAAGAGGGTGATGCGGCGGATGCGACCGTCTCGCCTGCTCAAAGCGCCGCTGCCGCTGCCCCTTTGACCCATGAGGCCAACGCCGTAGATGCGCCAGCCGCCACAGCGGCGCCCGCCGCCGCAATCTCAAATGACGGCACGCGCATTTTTGCCTCGCCTCTGGCGCGTCGCATTGCAGCCGATCAAGGCTTAGATCTGGTCAAGATTACCGGATCTGGCCCCAAAGGGCGGATTGTGAAAGCCGATGTGAGTGGCGCCCCCGCCCCTGCCTCCGTTTCCGCGCCCCCGCCAATGGCCGCCGCCCCCGCCGCCAGCTTGCCCAGCTCCGCAAGCGTGGAAGCGCTCTATCAGGGGCGCAGCTATAAAACGGTGCCTTTGGATGGGATGCGCCGGGTCATTGCCGACCGGTTGACCGAAGCCAAGCAAACCATCCCACATTTCTATCTACGCCGCGACATTCAGCTCGATACTCTGCTCAAGCTGCGCAGTGAGGTGAACGCGGGTCTCGAAGCCCGAGGTGTGAAACTCTCGGTGAATGACTTTATCATCAAAGCCTGCGCCATGGCGTTGCAAAGCGTACCGGCCGCCAATGCGGTTTGGGCCGGAGATCGCGTTTTGCAGATGGAGGCTTCCGATATCTCTGTCGCCGTCGCCATTGAAGGCGGATTATTCACCCCCGTCCTGCAAGACGCTGACAGCAAATCTTTGTCAAAATTGGCCGTTGAGATGAAAGATCTTGCCGCCCGTGCCCGCAGTCGCAAATTGGCACCCCATGAATATCAAGGCGGCAGCTTCTCAATCTCGAATCTCGGCATGATGGGCATTGATAACTTTGATGCGGTGATTAACCCCCCACAAGGGGCTATTCTCGCGGTCGGAGCTGGCAAGAAACGCCCCGTTGTGAGCGACGATGGCACGCTGAGCGTGGCGACGGTCATGTCCGTCACCATGTCAGTGGATCACCGGGTGATTGACGGGGCTTTGGGCGCCGAATTGCTCGATGCGATTGTCAACAATCTCGAACATCCCCTGTCCATGCTGGCGTAG
- a CDS encoding pyruvate dehydrogenase complex E1 component subunit beta, with protein sequence MAIEILMPALSPTMEEGTLAKWLVAEGDKVSSGDILAEIETDKATMEFEAVDEGVIGKLLIAEGTANVTVNSAIAVLLDEGESLSDAASPAPAAAPAASAAQPAASAPAASAQAPVAVQVVEPDLPAGTTFKSLTVREAIREAMSEEMRSDETVFLMGEEVAEYQGAYKISQGMLDEFGPKRVIDTPITEHGFAGIAVGAAFGGLKPVVEFMTFNFAMQAMDHIINSAAKTLYMSGGQMGAPMVFRGPNGAAARVGAQHSQDYAAWYAHIPGLKVVMPYSADDAKGLLKSAIRDPNPVIFLENEILYGQSFQVPDLPDYTVPLGKARIWREGNDITLVSFGIGMKYALEAADQLAEMGVSAEVIDLRCLRPLDTETVVNSVKKTNRCVTIEEGFPVCSIGSHISSVLMQEAFDYLDAPVMTCTGKDVPMPYAANLEKLALVTTAEVMTAAKSVLYR encoded by the coding sequence ATGGCGATTGAAATCTTGATGCCCGCACTGTCTCCCACCATGGAAGAAGGCACCTTGGCCAAATGGCTGGTTGCCGAAGGTGATAAAGTCAGCTCCGGCGATATTCTGGCCGAAATTGAAACCGACAAAGCCACAATGGAATTTGAGGCGGTCGATGAGGGGGTCATTGGCAAACTGTTGATCGCGGAAGGGACGGCCAATGTGACTGTAAACTCTGCCATTGCCGTTTTGCTGGACGAGGGCGAGAGCCTGTCCGATGCAGCCTCTCCTGCCCCAGCAGCGGCCCCAGCGGCCAGCGCGGCTCAGCCGGCGGCCTCAGCGCCCGCTGCATCTGCACAAGCCCCGGTTGCCGTGCAAGTCGTTGAGCCTGATTTGCCGGCTGGCACGACATTTAAAAGTCTCACCGTGCGTGAGGCCATTCGCGAGGCCATGTCCGAAGAGATGCGCTCTGATGAAACGGTCTTTCTCATGGGGGAAGAGGTGGCCGAATACCAAGGCGCCTATAAGATCTCGCAGGGTATGCTTGATGAGTTTGGCCCAAAGCGGGTGATTGATACGCCAATTACCGAACATGGGTTTGCCGGTATTGCGGTTGGTGCCGCTTTTGGCGGGCTCAAGCCCGTGGTCGAATTCATGACGTTTAACTTCGCCATGCAGGCGATGGATCATATCATCAACTCGGCAGCCAAGACCCTCTATATGTCTGGTGGTCAAATGGGCGCGCCCATGGTGTTTCGTGGCCCCAATGGGGCCGCCGCCCGCGTTGGCGCGCAGCACAGCCAGGACTATGCGGCCTGGTATGCCCATATTCCCGGGCTCAAAGTTGTGATGCCCTATTCGGCAGATGACGCCAAAGGCCTGCTCAAATCAGCCATTCGTGATCCAAACCCGGTGATCTTTTTGGAGAATGAAATTCTCTATGGCCAGAGCTTCCAAGTCCCAGATTTGCCCGATTACACCGTACCTCTTGGCAAAGCGCGCATCTGGCGCGAAGGCAATGACATCACATTGGTCAGCTTCGGCATCGGCATGAAATATGCGCTGGAAGCGGCAGATCAACTGGCCGAGATGGGCGTGAGTGCGGAAGTCATCGACCTGCGCTGTTTGCGTCCCTTGGACACAGAGACGGTCGTGAATTCTGTAAAAAAGACCAATCGCTGCGTCACAATCGAAGAGGGATTTCCAGTCTGCTCCATCGGCAGCCATATCTCCTCAGTTCTCATGCAGGAGGCTTTTGACTACCTCGACGCCCCCGTTATGACCTGCACAGGCAAGGATGTTCCCATGCCCTATGCGGCCAATCTTGAGAAACTTGCCCTGGTCACCACCGCTGAGGTGATGACGGCGGCCAAATCTGTCCTCTACCGTTAA
- the mltG gene encoding endolytic transglycosylase MltG — protein MWRNIASNAMTLIVVFLFLIGGVMTLLKAQYYKPGPLTEAICLKVEPGSSMPKVAVKLRDEGAVRSKELFNIGADYTEKSARLKAGSFLIPAGASMADIADQITTSGRNTCGTEVVYRVGVTRSTVLVRELDPVSNSYAEVARFTPAEEAEPAAYRRVIGQGDTRIRLAIAEGTTSWQVVEALKTIDFLTGDIAQVPAEGLLAPDSYEIKAGDLRQDLLERMLQAQERRLDEVWAQRSDITPVKTMEELLILASIIEKETGVADERFTVASVFANRLQKGMPLQTDPTVIYGVTGGKAPLGRGLRKSELRKDTPWNTYVNRGLPPTPIANPGLASLQAALKPAATDFIFFVADGTGGHAFAVTLKDHNRNVAAWRKIEATRQP, from the coding sequence ATGTGGCGAAACATTGCGTCCAATGCAATGACCTTGATTGTCGTCTTTCTCTTCCTGATTGGTGGGGTCATGACGCTTCTCAAAGCGCAGTATTACAAACCCGGTCCCTTGACAGAGGCGATCTGCCTCAAGGTCGAGCCCGGCAGTTCCATGCCGAAAGTTGCGGTTAAACTGAGGGATGAGGGTGCGGTTCGAAGCAAAGAATTGTTCAATATCGGCGCCGATTACACCGAGAAATCTGCGCGCCTGAAAGCGGGCAGTTTCTTGATCCCGGCGGGGGCCTCTATGGCGGACATTGCCGATCAAATCACCACCAGCGGGCGCAATACCTGTGGCACTGAGGTGGTTTATCGCGTCGGGGTGACGCGCAGCACCGTTTTGGTGCGTGAATTGGATCCGGTGTCCAACAGCTATGCGGAAGTTGCGCGTTTTACACCCGCTGAGGAGGCAGAACCGGCAGCCTATCGGCGGGTGATTGGGCAAGGCGATACGCGCATTCGGCTGGCCATCGCAGAGGGCACGACCAGTTGGCAGGTGGTTGAGGCCCTTAAAACCATCGACTTTTTGACCGGTGATATAGCACAGGTCCCAGCAGAGGGTTTGTTGGCCCCGGACAGTTATGAAATCAAAGCAGGCGATCTGCGCCAAGATCTGCTCGAGCGGATGCTGCAAGCGCAAGAGCGCCGCCTTGACGAAGTTTGGGCACAGCGCAGCGACATCACCCCAGTTAAGACAATGGAAGAGCTGCTGATCCTTGCCTCCATTATTGAGAAAGAGACAGGTGTGGCCGATGAGCGGTTCACCGTGGCCTCAGTTTTTGCCAATCGTTTGCAAAAGGGCATGCCGCTGCAAACGGATCCAACTGTTATTTACGGGGTGACAGGGGGCAAGGCACCGTTGGGACGGGGTCTGCGCAAAAGTGAACTGCGCAAAGATACCCCGTGGAACACCTATGTAAACCGCGGTCTGCCCCCAACGCCTATTGCCAACCCAGGCCTGGCCAGCTTGCAGGCGGCGCTGAAACCCGCAGCCACGGACTTCATATTCTTTGTGGCTGACGGCACAGGCGGCCATGCCTTTGCGGTGACACTCAAAGACCATAATCGCAATGTCGCGGCATGGCGCAAGATTGAAGCGACCCGGCAGCCGTAA
- the fabF gene encoding beta-ketoacyl-ACP synthase II produces MRRVVVTGLGMVSPLADGVEATWERLLAGDSGAGMIEKFDTSNVVTKYACEVPLGDGTNGTFNGDAYLEPKEQRKIDDFILFGMAAAQQAVQDSGWMPQADADRERTGVMIGSGIGGLQTIAETAVLIDKRGPRRVSPFFIPGALINLVSGQVSIKYGFKGPNHAVVTACSTGAHAIGDASRLIMFGDADVMVAGGAESSICEIGIAGFNACKALSTKSESDPTKASRPYDADRDGFVMGEGAGVVVLEELEHAKARGAKIYAEVLGYGMSGDAYHITAPSETGEGGERSMRAALKNAGLEPSAIDYINAHGTSTMADTIELSAVERLLGDAASGVTMSSTKSSTGHLLGAAGAIEAIFSILAIRDQVAPPTINLDNPAVDTPIDLAPNAKVERQINVALSNSFGFGGTNASVVFGKFA; encoded by the coding sequence ATGCGTCGTGTCGTGGTAACTGGGCTTGGAATGGTGTCCCCCTTGGCGGATGGGGTTGAGGCGACTTGGGAGCGTTTGCTCGCCGGAGACTCCGGCGCAGGGATGATTGAGAAATTCGACACCAGCAATGTGGTTACGAAATACGCCTGCGAAGTGCCCCTGGGCGATGGCACGAATGGCACCTTTAATGGTGATGCCTATTTAGAGCCAAAAGAGCAGCGCAAAATCGACGATTTCATTCTCTTCGGAATGGCCGCCGCTCAGCAAGCTGTGCAGGACAGTGGATGGATGCCGCAGGCAGATGCGGATCGCGAGCGTACCGGTGTCATGATCGGGTCGGGTATTGGTGGGTTGCAAACCATTGCCGAGACGGCCGTGTTGATCGATAAAAGAGGTCCACGGCGGGTCTCGCCATTCTTTATTCCGGGCGCCTTGATTAATTTGGTCTCAGGGCAGGTGAGCATCAAATATGGCTTTAAGGGTCCGAACCATGCGGTTGTTACAGCCTGCTCGACTGGGGCGCATGCGATTGGCGATGCCAGCCGTTTGATCATGTTTGGCGATGCGGATGTTATGGTGGCCGGGGGCGCTGAAAGCTCAATCTGTGAGATTGGTATTGCTGGATTTAATGCCTGCAAAGCCCTGTCGACCAAGTCAGAATCGGACCCAACCAAGGCCAGCCGCCCCTATGATGCTGACCGAGACGGCTTTGTGATGGGAGAGGGGGCCGGTGTTGTTGTCCTCGAAGAGCTGGAGCATGCTAAAGCCCGCGGCGCGAAAATTTACGCTGAGGTTTTGGGCTATGGTATGTCTGGCGATGCCTATCATATCACCGCCCCATCCGAAACCGGAGAGGGCGGGGAGCGGTCTATGCGGGCCGCCCTCAAGAATGCGGGGCTGGAGCCCTCGGCGATTGACTACATTAACGCTCATGGGACGTCGACCATGGCCGATACGATTGAGTTGAGCGCGGTGGAGCGTCTATTGGGCGATGCGGCCTCTGGGGTGACCATGTCATCCACCAAATCATCCACCGGGCATTTGTTGGGCGCGGCCGGCGCGATTGAGGCGATTTTCAGCATTCTGGCCATTCGTGATCAAGTCGCCCCGCCGACCATCAATCTGGACAATCCCGCGGTGGACACACCGATTGATCTGGCGCCAAATGCCAAGGTTGAGCGGCAGATCAATGTTGCCCTGTCAAATTCATTTGGCTTTGGCGGCACGAATGCCAGCGTCGTTTTCGGGAAATTTGCATAA